A region from the Takifugu rubripes chromosome 22, fTakRub1.2, whole genome shotgun sequence genome encodes:
- the LOC101067737 gene encoding E3 ubiquitin-protein ligase znrf2, whose translation MGTRASRIQEESLSPAFEKDGSKRDSYRRPQCDRPTSLMVDFSGSFEDTETNGSRSEEGSDLDHGHRVASMDGSPADHRSIPSAPDQTSPASDNSEGRPEEGGTISPDPPVASEHQPREETDRTPQRTFSERLPGNRHSSSRSTGARSSRVRGIHQRPVSEAWIGLYRVNNRHGNIRCPFCSKPFPGGRIEDHLLSCLTSPPLPYNTDVLSKDSGECSICLEDLLQGETIARLACLCVYHKSCIDSWSKVKPCCPEHPFD comes from the exons ATGGGGACGAGAGCCAGTCGCATACAGGAAGAATCACTTTCCCCTGCTTTCGAAAAAGATGGCTCAAAGCGAGATTCCTATCGCCGGCCGCAATGTGACAGACCCACCAGCCTCATGGTCGACTTCTCTGGCAGCTTCGAGGACACCGAGACAAACGGAAGCCGATCGGAAGAAGGCAGCGACTTGGACCACGGACATCGTGTGGCGAGTATGGATGGCAGCCCCGCTGACCACCGCAGCATCCCATCTGCCCCCGATCAAACGTCACCCGCTAGTGACAACAGCGAGGGGAGACCCGAGGAAGGCGGAACCATAAGCCCCGACCCTCCGGTCGCATCAGAACATCAACCGAGAGAAGAAACAGATCGTACACCCCAGCGCACTTTTTCTGAGCGATTGCCTGGGAATCGACATTCATCCTCTCGCAGCACCGGCGCAAGATCCTCCAGGGTACGAGGCATCCACCAGAGGCCGGTGTCAGAAGCCTGGATTGGCCTGTATCGCGTCAACAATCGGCATGGCA ATATCCGCTGCCCTTTCTGTTCAAAGCCCTTCCCAGGGGGTCGGATTGAGGATCACTTGTTGAGCTGCCTCACATCTCCACCCCTACCTTACAATA ccgACGTGCTCAGTAAAGACAGCGGAGAGTGTTCCATTTGTTTGGAGGATCTTTTACAGGGAGAAACCATTGCCAGGCTGGCTTGTCTCTGTGTCTACCATAAGAG ctgcattGATTCCTGGTCCAAGGTAAAACCCTGCTGCCCTGAACATCCCTTTGATTGA
- the tep1 gene encoding telomerase protein component 1: MKAVNLQQKNVTKREQQPSACGGSLSSNYEPLNLENKFLAQTSTVIPQACSLLLNHAAQPSSSPALKPSSLSSTSSSLLCTSSCSSSLTSPLLSTENMLLSSHSVLTTSSCLTSVANEYLVSTSLSNTSFLNQFVPAEDGEESSEVKPLCLEETGLQQIISEEAELLDEGDHEEREASVISMESGVPETEGSQRESVVIRHKDFVEIDRREDMTEMELKDKKCLLLNAVCCSLVNKSIPPGQKDWDTEKSVWTVIKNIARDISVSDPQFLLKVAVYTRQQLNIRITANFLLALAASQPSTKPHVRRYFSAAVQLPSDWLEVVRIYSTCFSSSLPMCLKKALVDKFKEFSEYQLAKYNTRKHRCKHNHNKGKSKKPSHQQLKQWANLVRSDSSILSKFLQITESKTVVDKKQSEFSLKKMIKRLHIKEPAEHVMAILGKKYPADIKVFTHSGMKGVWEREKAGQRMKLRQPETWERLLSLKGNNSSTWEKLIDNKSLPFMAMLRNLRNMITKGISEAHHKKILSRLTNKKAVIQSRQFPFRFLAAYKIILELRNLASKQTITPSQDILKGILKKIPKSRHFRSKDWDTTSRSRIKVTLGVPFVYRQYQQKRAGFQKAVQKHFSVALLDRYLIALETAVQISCHYNVPPLPGRTIILLPDCINNNNSRLKQDFCLPPDPEQKDDKEEEGQHSRRRERIRQEDDKLNPSVLEVAVLLSLMIGSSAEDFKLYLSFWRGLKEIKIESDVLLDNVKGVIKQLKNSAESNEEGDSLFTLLKGQKVDNIIILTEFWLSDYIDWSISNYRKDVNDKALVVKIFMSSESAEYNSDKNCVNLTGFSDQILRFVAERGSSRLLDHVEHIDRLYNIPPPGGAKVPETINTVVQIPVTPQLRWRSVRVFISSTFRDMHAERDILVQSVFPELRRRAAAHCLHMQEVELRWGVTEEESLRATELCLSEVSRSQMMVGILGERYGLVPPKPVLPDLPQYSWLASAPAGLSITEMEIRHFEAFCPKTASQRMFCYFRDPNIIKSIPVAWRADFVAESKEAESKVASLKKMLLLSDIKVTENYPCEWGGVVSGKPYLKNLDQFGKTVLEDLWKAVEEQFVEVQDKFEATSDDAEQEMHQGALQRQFFGRAKLLIKAVEMVEKVWNKGGMMFVKGGPGEGKTVFMAALAAALRTGEKAKEQLICDVISYSTTASQAARSVENLLRYLIRWFRKMDCTEKDSPIPNSYKKLLLEFQSTLSNKRKRPVAFLVDGVDLVQDGTGQANSEWIPQQLPQGICLVMSVTSNAVLLQTLAKKRNAVQFVLGQLTLSDRKEIVMEELDTFGKKLSDSAFNNQLQILTMKKGAVSPFYLHLACETLRNFASFDKLKENVQALPQSLEHLVAYGLDRLCSQYRHLIGLRWALAALTVSATGMRARELYSTLNTCNELSSRDGPMTWQELLQLSRNAKGHIPMTTFTYIVLSLQSLIGMSHCHNTNDLLILTNPEVRIAFENILLPSESDRTRAHLVLAAHLWASADQQGTDTFHNCEANYIQHLPSSLIQSGQPEALHQLLSSYYFLYANVHHGLLHHLLDTYISYDKMNNSEASFCSSACLEDCRNFLHHHSLLLSSWPSLFIQQALNEPPNTSAHTWAQGLVKKGGLHVMRWLNNSQQDFKHPSKLVSTFSTKPTCMVLSSDGQMMVVGTGHGMLHFIDTQSGLEVKSLVSSCDGISSCVFLKDGHLATTSFNGKLEMWDIGSGCRTAFIEAHTNAITASDVTVDMKHVATVSLDSMLKVWSSTKAYEVAAWLSPGPLNCVSFHPEEHLLAAGCWNGNVIMWNWLQNKSDVSFCGHKSSVRSLSFSSSSTMCSGSVSGEIRVWSVPNFTCVGCFQAHSGATEVLTFLDEGRMLLSASSDHTLKLWSGGLGRSVAALKSECEGEPCLKKQKLVSHDPAALCVAVNGDCVAVGYHGAGIKLFSLDTGEMTKTPEVLDVSILCMMWVNMDHDEGEPELLVAGRSDKCVGVLKRNKRENGTLGTLKVIGLCGTQHGDILALAQNATYLATASDDCTIALWLLSHLCDMATQEPQSLLSSHSGGVTCLAFSPDGGQLLSGGKDLALIVWDVSGSPAVLSKSLSHAHKDWITSCVWSPHCVISSSNDGRLCLWDLQSGQCLKEISWKSRLTSVCCLGQYVIASCSEGMLHVWMWESSVEICHISAHKQLIHHCTLLPNTDETKDDGPEEITVFTASEDGTVQLWKPLQVQHFSTFQGHNAAVCGVVDKKGLSEFLSISQDCTLRCWTLMKETASTRAGPVTALCLSPKDNLLLAGYESGLIEIWQHTTVVGYKQTFKSGISAISVMPDNQFAVSYTKPSIDIWKLVWNQKSNITSVPAVSLLKVNTYKLKEAAVRLSYCTVLIGVSESGRIFHVSSEEENWMHIVSDWEQRTRILGLIPNDEKSMWLVGEEAGEILIGFIFAMGPHYSFRSAFSSMKLESGDEGKSSLISAVTVNKDFVVCGDVRGNMWFIQPTEPFSLSNRKLVHNDRISVLRVTEQTIISASYDRTVKLWDRDTKKQVGMFMCEGPVVHLEVNPANPTELVCGDGQGNLYFLTWTQ, translated from the exons ATGAAGGCAGTTAATTTGCAGCAGAAAAACGTGACCAAGAGGGAGCAACAGCCCTCAGCATGTGGGGGAAGTTTGTCTTCTAACTATGAACCTCTGAATTTGGAGAACAAATTCTTAGCTCAGACATCCACAGTGATTCCACAAGCCTGCTCTCTTTTGTTAAACCATGCAGCACAGCCTTCATCTTCTCCCGCTCTCAAGCCCTCCAGCCTGTCTTCCAcatcctcttccctcctttGCACCTCTTCATGTTCATCCTCACTTACATCGCCTCTCCTTAGCACAGAAAACATGCTTCTGTCCAGCCACTCTGTTCTCACAACTTCTTCCTGCCTTACATCTGTGGCTAATGAATATTTAgtctccacctccctctccaaCACTTCATTCCTTAATCAGTTTGTGCCTgctgaagatggagaagaaagcAGTGAAGTAAAGCCATTGTGTTTGGAAGAAACAGGTTTG CAACAAATAATTTCAGAAGAAGCTGAACTTTTGGATGAAGGAGATCATGAGGAAAGAGAAGCTTCAGTGATCTCCATGGAATCAGGTGTCCCAGAAACAGAGGGCAGCCAGCGAGAGTCTGTGGTCATCAGGCACAAAGATTTTGTGGAAATTGATAGAAGAGAAGATATGACTGAAATGGAGCTTAAAGATAAAAAA TGTCTCTTGCTGAATGCAGTTTGTTGTTCCTTGGTCAATAAGAGCATACCTCCAGGTCAGAAGGACTGGGACACTGAAAAAAGTGTTTGGACCGTGATTAAAAACATTGCCAGAGACATTTCTGTATCTGACCCACAATTTCTTCTTAAG GTGGCTGTTTACACCCGCCAGCAGCTAAACATTCGCATCACTGCTAACTTCTTATTGGCATTGGCAGCCAGTCAGCCCTCCACCAAGCCCCATGTTCGCAGATacttcagtgctgctgtgcagTTGCCATCAGACTGGCTGGAAGTTGTCAGGATCTATAGTACA TGTTTCAGTAGCTCTCTGCCAATGTGCTTGAAAAAAGCATTGGTGGACAAATTCAAGGAGTTCAGTGAATATCAGTTAGCCAAATACAACACACGTAAACATCGTTGTAAACACAACCACAACAAGGGAAAATCCAAG AAACCGAGTcatcagcagctgaagcagTGGGCGAACTTGGTCAGATCAGATTCATCTATTCTGTCCAAGTTT CTGCAGATAACGGAAAGCAAAACAGTTGTTGATAAAAAGCAGAGTGAGTTCAGCTTAAAAAAGATGATCAAAAGGCTTCATATTAAAGAACCAGCTGAACATGTTATGGCCATCCTTGGAAAAAA GTATCCAGCTGACATAAAGGTGTTCACCCATAGTGGAATGAAgggtgtgtgggagagagaaaaagcagGGCAGAGAATGAAGCTTAGACAGCCAGAGACATGGGAGCGGCTGCTCAGTCTGAAAGGCAACAATTCCTCCACCTGGGAGAAGCTTATAG ACAATAAGTCTCTTCCATTCATGGCAAtgctgaggaacctgaggaacatGATTACTAAGGGAATCAGTGAGGCCCATCATAAAAAGATTCTTAGCAGATTGACCAATAAG AAAGCTGTTATACAGAGTCGACAGTTCCCCTTCAGATTTCTGGCTGCCTACAAAATCATCTTGGAGCTTCGCAATTTAG CATCAAAGCAAACTATAACTCCCAGTCAAGACATCCTAAAGGGGATCCTGAAGAAGATCCCTAAGAGTAGACATTTCAGATCTAAGGACTGGGACACAACTTCAAGGAGCAGGATCAAGGTCACACTTGGAGTGCCATTTGTGTATCGACAATACCAGCAAAAGAGAGCAGGATTTCAAAAGGCAGT TCAGAAGCATTTCAGTGTTGCGCTGTTGGACCGTTACCTTATTGCTCTGGAAACAGCAGTTCAGATCTCCTGTCATTACAacgtgccccccctccctggaaGGACCATTATTCTGCTCCCTGACtgcataaacaacaacaacagccgCCTGAAACAGGACTTCTGCCTTCCACCAGACCCAGAGCAGAAAgatgacaaagaggaggagggacagcattcgagaagaagagagagaatcaGACAGGAAGATGACAAGTTGAATCCTTCT GTCTTGGAAGTGGCAGTACTGCTCTCCCTCATGATTGGGAGCAGTGCTGAAGACTTTAAGCTCTACCTAAGTTTTTGGAGAGGCTTAAAGGAAATCAAGATCGAATCTGATGTTCTGTTGGATAATGTCAAAGGTGTAATAAAACAACTTAAG AATTCTGCCGAGTCTAATGAAGAGGGTGATTCTCTCTTTACTTTGCTAAAAGGCCAAAAG GTGGACAACATCATTATTTTGACAGAATTCTGGCTCAGTGATTATATTGATTGGAGTATCAGCAACTACAGGAAGGATGTAAATGATAAGGCCCTTGTGGTCAAAATATTCATGTCATCAGAAAG tgcagAGTACAATTCTGACAAGAACTGTGTGAACTTGACAGGGTTCAGTGACCAAATCCTCAG GTTTGTGGCAGAGCGAGGATCATCCAGACTACTTGATCATGTGGAGCATATAGACAGGTTATACAATATCCCACCGCCAGGTGGAGCCAAGGTCCCTGAGACCATAAATACAGTTGTACAAATACCAGTAACGCCACAGTTAAg GTGGCGAAGTGTACGTGTGTTTATTTCCTCCACATTCAGAGACATGCATGCTGAGCGTGACATCTTAGTACAAAGTGTGTTCCCAGAGCTGCGTCGTCGTGCTGCAGCACATTGTCTCCACATGCAGGAGGTTGAGCTGCGCTGGGGTGTTACAGAGGAAGAGTCACTTCGAGCCACTGAGCTGTGTCTTTCGGAGGTTTCCCGTAGTCAGATGATGGTGGGAATCCTGGGAGAGAGATATGGATTGGTTCCCCCTAAACCAGTTCTTCCTGACCTGCCACAATACAGCTGG CTGGCATCTGCCCCTGCAGGCCTATCAATCACAGAAATGGAAATCCGTCATTTTGAAGCTTTTTGCCCTAAAACAGCATCACAGCGGATGTTCTGCTACTTCAGAGATCCAAATATCATTAA ATCAATTCCTGTAGCTTGGAGAGCTGACTTTGTTGCAGAATCAAAGGAAGCAGAGTCTAAAGTGGCATCTCTGAAGAAAATGCTACTGCTCAGTGATATAAAAGTCACTGAAAA TTACCCATGTGAATGGGGAGGTGTTGTAAGTGGAAAACCATATCTGAAAAACTTGGATCAGTTTGGCAAAACTGTGCTTGAAGACCTGTGGAAGGCTGTAGAGGAGCAGTTTGTGGAA GTCCAGGACAAATTTGAGGCCACATCTGATGATGCTGAGCAGGAGATGCACCAGGGAGCGCTGCAGAGACAGTTCTTTGGTAGAGCAAAGCTGCTAATTAAGGCTGTTGAGATGGTGGAAAAGGTCTGGAACAAAGGAGGGATGATGTTCGTAAAGGGAGGACCGGGAGAGGGCAAAACTGTCTTCATG GCTGCTCTAGCAGCTGCCCTCAGGACTGGAGAAAAGGCAAAGGAACAGCTCATCTGTGATGTCATCTCCTACTCCACCACTGCAAGCCAAGCGGCACGCTCTGTGGAGAACCTGCTTCGATACCTTATTCGGTGGTTCAGAAAGATGGACTGTACTGAAAAAGACTCACCTATTCCTAACTCTTACAA GAAGTTGCTGTTAGAATTTCAATCTACTTTGagcaacaaaaggaagagaCCTGTTGCATTTCTAGTTGATGGAGTAGACCTTGTTCAAGATGGCACAGGTCAGGCAAATTCCGAATGGATACCACAGCAGCTTCCACAG GGTATTTGTTTGGTCATGAGCGTCACATCCAACGCAGTGCTGTTGCAGACACTGGCCAAGAAAAGAAATGCTGTTCAGTTTGTCCTGGGGCAGCTCACATTGTCAGACCGTAAGGAGATAGTTATGGAAGAATTGGACACCTTTGGAAAGAAACTCAGTGACTCAGCTTTCAACAACCag CTCCAGATTCTGACAATGAAAAAGGGGGCAGTGAGTCCTTTCTATCTACATCTGGCCTGTGAAACCCTGAGGAACTTTGCTTCTTTTGACAAG TTGAAAGAGAATGTCCAGGCTTTGCCACAGTCCCTGGAGCATTTGGTGGCGTATGGCCTGGATAGACTGTGCTCACAGTACAGACACTTGATTGGACTCCGCTGGGCCTTGGCAGCACTTACTGTCAGTGCAACTG gCATGAGAGCGAGAGAGTTGTACTCTACACTAAATACTTGCAATGAACTGTCGTCACGGGATGGACCAATGACATGGCAGGAATTACTGCAACTGTCCAGGAACGCCAAAGGGCACATACCCATGACAACCTTCACCTATATAGTCCTGAGTTTACAAAG TTTGATCGGCATGTCGCATTGCCACAACACCAACGACCTGCTCATTTTAACTAATCCTGAAGTGAGAATAGCTTTTGAGAACATTCTCCTCCCATCAGAAAgtgacagaaccagagctcACCTTGTTCTGGCAG CTCATCTATGGGCATCAGCTGACCAGCAGGGCACAGATACCTTTCATAACTGTGAAGCCAATTACATCCAGCACTTGCCTTCCTCACTG ATTCAAAGTGGCCAACCAGAGGCACTTCATCAACTGCTCTCCAGTTACTACTTTCTGTATGCTAATGTTCATCACGGCCTCTTACACCATCTTCTGGACACCTACATTTCATATG ATAAGATGAATAATTCTGAAGCATCAT TTTGTTCTAGTGCTTGTCTAGAAGACTGTAGGAATTTCTTGCACCATCATAGCCTTCTGCTTTCCTCTTGGCCAAGTCTTTTCATTCAGCAGGCTCTCAATGAACCTCCTAATACCTCTGCTCACACCTGGGCACAAGGCCTTGTGAAAAAAGGAGGGCTTCATGTCATGAGGTGGCTAAACAACAGCCAACAGGATTTTAAACATCCCAG TAAGCTGGTGTCAACTTTTTCCACCAAGCCAACTTGCATGGTTTTGAGCtcagatggacagatgatggtgGTTGGCACTGGACATGGAATGCTGCATTTCATCGACACACAGAGCGGACTG gaagtgaaatcaCTGGTAAGCAGCTGTGATGGAATCTCAAGCTGTGTCTTTCTTAAAGATGGGCATCTTGCTACTACCTCCTTCAATGGAAAACTAGAAATGTGGGACATTGGGAgtggctgcag GACTGCTTTCATTGAAGCCCATACGAATGCAATTACAGCAAGTGATGTCACTGTAGATATGAAGCACGTGGCTACAGTGTCTTTGGACTCGATGCTGAAG GTGTGGTCTTCTACTAAAGCATATGAGGTAGCAGCCTGGCTCAGCCCTGGCCCATTGAACTGTGTGTCATTTCACCCTGAGGAGCACCTACTAGCTGCAGGCTGCTGGAATGGCAATGTGATTATGTGGAACTGGCTGCAGAATAAAAGTGATGTG TCCTTCTGTGGTCACAAGTCATCAGTGCGAAGTCTCTCCTTCTCATCCTCATCCACAATGTGCTCTGGCTCTGTGTCTGGAGAGATCAGGGTCTGGTCGGTACCCAATTTCACCTGCGTGGGATGTTTCCAGGCCCACTCTGGAGCCACCGAGGTCCTCACCTTTCTGGATGAAGGCCGCATGCTTCTTAGTGCTAGTTCTGATCACACG CTCAAGCTCTGGTCAGGAGGACTTGGACGTTCAGTGGCTGCATTAAAGAGTGAG TGTGAAGGAGAACCATGTCTGAAGAAGCAGAAGCTTGTATCACATGaccctgctgctctgtgtgtggctgtgaaTGGAGATTGTGTTGCTGTGGGTTACCATGGAGCTGGTATCAAGCTCTTCAGTCTTGATACAG GTGAAATGACTAAGACCCCAGAGGTTCTTGATGTCTCTATTTTGTGCATGATGTGGGTCAATATGGACCATGATGAGGGTGAACCAGAGTTGTTGGTAGCTGGAAGAAGTGACAAATGTGTGGGAgttttgaaaagaaataaaagagaaaatggaacGCTGGGCACCCTGAAGGTGATTGGATTGTGTGGTACTCAACATGGCGACATTTTGGCATTGGCGCAAAATGCCACATACTTGGCCACCGCCTCAG ATGACTGCACTATTGCTCTGTGGTTGCTGAGTCATCTTTGTGATATGGCCACTCAAGAGCCTCAATCACTGCTGAGCAGCCATAGTGGAGGTGTCACCTGTCTGGCTTTTAGCCCTGATGGTGGTCAACTGCTGTCTGGTGGAAAAGATCTG GCTCTGATCGTGTGGGACGTAAGTGGATCCCCTGCTGTTCTGTCCAAGTCACTCAGTCACGCTCATAAAGACTGGATTACCAGCTGTGTTTGGAGTCCGCATTGTGTG ATAAGTTCTTCAAATGATGGGAGACTTTGTTTATGGGATCTGCAATCAGGCCAATGTCTCAAAGAAATCTCCTGGAAAAGTCGTCTAACATCCGTTTGCTGCTTG GGACAGTATGTAATTGCCAGCTGTTCAGAAGGAATGCTTCACGTTTGGATGTGGGAATCAAGTGTAGAGATCTGCCACATTTCTGCACATAAACAGCTCATCCATCACTGCACACTTTTGCCAAACACGG ATGAGACCAAAGATGATGGCCCTGAGGAAATAACTGTTTTTACGGCTTCTGAGGATGGTACAGTGCAGCTCTGGAAGCCACTGCAG GTGCAGCACTTCAGCACCTTCCAGGGTCACAATGCTGCTGTATGTGGAGTTGTTGACAAGAAAGGACTTTCAGAATTCCTCTCTATTTCTCAAGACTGCACTTTGAGATGCTGGACACTAATGAAAG AGACTGCTTCCACTCGGGCAGGACCAGTCACAGCCCTTTGCTTGTCTCCAAAAGATAATCTACTTCTTGCTGGCTATGAATCGGGTTTAATTGAGATATGGCAACACACCACTGTGGTCGGCTATAAGCAG ACTTTTAAAAGTGGCATCAGTGCAATCTCCGTCATGCCTGATAACCAGTTTGCTGTCAGCTACACAAAACCTTCCATTGATATTTGGAAACTGGTATGGAATCAAAAAAGCAACATTACAAG TGTCCCAGCTGTCAGCCTGCTGAAGGTGAACACATACAAACTAAAAGAAGCAGCTGTGCGCCTCAGCTACTGCACGGTCCTCATTGGAGTATCAGAGTCTGGAAGGATATTTCATGTCTCGTCTGAAGAGGAAAATTGGATGCACATAGTCAGCGA TTGGGAGCAGAGAACCAGAATTTTGGGGTTGATTCCAAATGATGAGAAAAGCATGTGGTTGGTTGGCGAGGAAGCAGGAGAAATTCTAATTGGATTCATT TTTGCCATGGGCCCCCATTATTCATTCCGTTCAGCTTTTAGCTCAATGAAACTGGAGTCCGGAGATGAGGGAAAGAGTAGCTTGATATCAGCAGTAACTGTAAACAAAG attttgtTGTGTGTGGAGACGTTCGGGGCAACATGTGGTTCATTCAACCTACAGAGCCTTTCTCATTAAGTAACAGAAAACTT GTTCATAATGACAGGATCAGCGTGCTGAGAGTAACCGAGCAAACCATCATCTCAGCCTCTTACGACAGGACAGTGAAGCTGTGGGACAGAGACACCAAAAAGCAG GTGGGAATGTTCATGTGCGAAGGGCCTGTTGTACATTTGGAGGTGAACCCCGCAAATCCAACAGAACTGGTTTGCGGTGATGGACAGGGCAATCTTTACTTCCTCACCTGGACACAATAA